The Hymenobacter baengnokdamensis genome includes a region encoding these proteins:
- a CDS encoding acetyl-CoA carboxylase carboxyltransferase subunit alpha has translation MLLDFEQPIAALEDKLRQMQQLAQDSDVDVADAVVALEAKIEALKKETYANLTRWQRVQLSRHPERPQMLDYIGGMVDKFVELHGDRTVGDDKAMVGGLGELDGQAVMFIGQQKGHNTKERQYRNFGMANPEGYRKALRLMKLAEKFKLPIVTLIDTMGAYPGQEAEERGQGEAIARNLKEMFMLKVPVVCIIIGEGASGGALGIAIGDRVMMLENTWYSVISPESCSSILWRSWDYKEQAAEALKLTATDMQRAGLVDGIIKEPLGGAHTDAAQMINTLKQTLLATLAELAAIPAEERISQRIDKFSAMGVVVE, from the coding sequence ATGCTGCTTGATTTTGAACAACCCATTGCCGCCCTCGAAGACAAGCTGCGTCAGATGCAGCAACTCGCCCAAGACAGCGACGTCGACGTAGCAGACGCCGTTGTAGCCCTGGAGGCCAAGATAGAAGCCCTGAAAAAGGAAACCTATGCCAACCTCACGCGCTGGCAGCGCGTGCAGCTTTCGCGCCACCCCGAGCGGCCCCAGATGCTGGATTATATTGGGGGAATGGTCGACAAGTTTGTAGAGTTGCATGGAGACCGCACCGTGGGCGACGATAAGGCGATGGTGGGCGGCCTGGGCGAGCTGGATGGCCAGGCGGTGATGTTTATTGGTCAGCAAAAAGGCCACAATACCAAGGAGCGGCAGTACCGAAACTTTGGCATGGCCAACCCCGAAGGCTATCGTAAGGCGCTGCGTCTGATGAAGCTGGCTGAAAAGTTTAAGCTGCCTATCGTAACGCTAATCGATACCATGGGAGCTTATCCGGGCCAGGAAGCGGAAGAGCGTGGCCAGGGCGAAGCTATTGCCCGCAACCTGAAGGAAATGTTCATGCTTAAGGTACCCGTCGTATGTATCATTATTGGGGAGGGGGCCAGCGGTGGCGCGCTGGGTATTGCCATCGGCGACCGGGTGATGATGCTGGAAAATACCTGGTATTCAGTTATTTCTCCCGAGTCTTGCAGCAGTATCCTATGGCGCTCGTGGGACTATAAGGAGCAGGCCGCCGAGGCGCTTAAGCTTACGGCTACTGATATGCAGCGGGCCGGCCTCGTTGATGGCATTATCAAAGAACCTCTGGGTGGGGCTCATACCGATGCTGCGCAGATGATAAATACGCTCAAGCAAACCCTGCTCGCAACGCTGGCGGAGCTAGCCGCCATACCGGCCGAAGAGCGCATTTCGCAGCGCATCGATAAGTTTTCGGCAATGGGGGTAGTGGTTGAATAG